In Sphingobacterium zeae, one genomic interval encodes:
- a CDS encoding XRE family transcriptional regulator: MSNISSNLKFLRKGKKITQQQFADIMEIKRASVGAYEEDRAEPKYELLKKIAEFYGLTMDELANDVIDDKWKPVPKSNASNLRVLSVTVDTDNRENIELVPIKASAGYLNGYGDPEYVAELPKFSLPMVGQGTFRAFEIKGDSMLPLPSGSIIVAEYVENWHDIKPGSTYVVVSKEDGVVYKRIAFKFKEDKGLKLVSDNKTYEPYWVETADILEVWKAKAFISTQLPEPTPEPTMETLTSMMAQMQKTINAVVDNSK, from the coding sequence ATGTCAAATATTTCGTCCAATCTGAAGTTCCTTAGAAAAGGAAAGAAAATTACACAGCAGCAATTTGCTGATATCATGGAAATTAAGCGAGCGTCTGTCGGGGCCTATGAGGAGGATAGGGCTGAGCCCAAATATGAGTTGTTGAAGAAGATTGCGGAATTCTATGGGTTGACTATGGATGAACTGGCAAACGATGTTATTGACGACAAATGGAAGCCAGTTCCGAAAAGTAATGCATCCAATTTGAGGGTGCTAAGTGTTACTGTAGATACAGATAACCGTGAGAATATTGAACTTGTGCCTATAAAGGCTAGTGCTGGGTATTTAAATGGGTATGGTGATCCGGAGTATGTCGCAGAACTGCCTAAGTTTTCACTTCCAATGGTTGGTCAGGGCACATTTCGTGCTTTTGAAATTAAAGGTGACTCAATGTTGCCTTTGCCGTCAGGATCTATTATCGTGGCGGAGTACGTGGAAAACTGGCATGATATTAAGCCTGGAAGTACATACGTAGTTGTGTCGAAGGAAGATGGCGTGGTCTATAAACGTATCGCTTTTAAATTTAAAGAAGATAAAGGTTTGAAGCTCGTTTCTGACAACAAAACATACGAGCCTTATTGGGTTGAGACGGCAGATATCCTTGAAGTATGGAAGGCGAAGGCTTTTATAAGTACACAGCTTCCTGAACCGACGCCTGAGCCGACAATGGAAACGTTGACGAGTATGATGGCACAAATGCAGAAAACGATTAATGCAGTTGTTGACAACTCCAAGTAG
- the rpoN gene encoding RNA polymerase factor sigma-54, protein MLKQTLQQKLLQKLSPQQIQFIKLLQVPTVSLDARIKEELEENPALEDGSLTNMTDPIEEYPDKDPDDNFDNEEGFDSDDFSLEDYIQEDDFKDYGNGYEYGDDDDDRKEMPVAIQHSFYEQLQQQLDLLALDDKHFLIGQQIIGSLDDDGYLRRPIINLVDDLAFGQNVMTEENEVLDILKVIQDFEPAGIGARDLQECLLIQLQKKDTQNPTIKLAIKVVANYLEEFTKKHYDKLEKSLGISSEDLKNVVNEILKLNPKPGDSGAVAGKQLHIIPDFHISNNDGILHLTLNGRNAPELRISRDYQHMFEHYEKSDQRDKKMKEAVQFVKQKLDSAKWFIDAIKQRQQTLLKTMNAIMEYQYDYFLTGDDRKLKPMILKDIADKIDMDISTVSRVANSKYVQTEFGTFLLKSFFSEAIQTDSGEEVSNKEVKKILEECISKENKRKPLADEKLTEILKEKGYNIARRTVAKYREALNIPVARLRKEL, encoded by the coding sequence ATGTTAAAACAAACATTACAACAAAAGCTATTACAGAAATTGTCTCCGCAACAGATACAATTTATAAAATTATTGCAGGTTCCAACGGTTTCATTAGATGCAAGAATCAAGGAAGAATTAGAGGAAAACCCTGCGTTAGAAGATGGTAGCTTGACTAATATGACCGATCCTATAGAAGAATATCCTGACAAAGATCCCGATGATAATTTTGACAATGAAGAGGGATTCGACTCAGACGACTTTAGCTTGGAAGACTATATTCAGGAGGACGATTTTAAAGATTATGGTAACGGCTATGAGTATGGCGATGATGACGATGATCGGAAAGAAATGCCTGTTGCAATACAGCATTCCTTTTATGAACAGTTACAACAGCAATTAGACCTGTTGGCTTTAGATGACAAACATTTTCTAATTGGCCAACAAATTATTGGCAGTCTTGACGACGACGGATACTTACGACGTCCTATTATCAATCTTGTAGACGATCTAGCGTTTGGCCAAAACGTAATGACTGAAGAAAATGAAGTGCTTGATATCTTGAAAGTCATTCAAGATTTTGAGCCGGCCGGAATTGGCGCCCGGGATTTGCAAGAATGTCTTTTGATCCAGCTGCAAAAAAAAGACACTCAAAATCCCACCATTAAACTTGCTATTAAAGTAGTAGCAAACTACCTTGAAGAATTTACCAAAAAGCATTATGATAAATTAGAAAAATCATTGGGCATTTCATCGGAGGATTTAAAAAATGTAGTGAATGAGATCCTAAAACTTAATCCTAAGCCTGGAGACTCTGGCGCAGTGGCTGGTAAACAGCTTCATATTATCCCGGATTTCCATATTAGTAACAATGATGGTATTCTACATTTGACTTTAAATGGCCGAAACGCACCCGAGCTCCGTATAAGCCGTGATTACCAGCACATGTTCGAGCATTATGAAAAATCGGATCAAAGAGATAAGAAAATGAAAGAAGCTGTACAATTCGTCAAGCAAAAACTTGATTCAGCAAAATGGTTTATTGATGCAATTAAACAACGCCAGCAAACCTTACTCAAAACAATGAACGCGATCATGGAATACCAATATGATTATTTCCTGACCGGTGATGATCGAAAGCTAAAGCCCATGATATTGAAAGATATTGCGGATAAAATTGACATGGATATATCGACAGTATCGCGGGTTGCAAATTCAAAATATGTACAGACAGAATTCGGCACTTTTCTTCTAAAATCATTTTTCTCCGAAGCTATCCAAACAGATTCTGGGGAAGAGGTATCCAATAAGGAAGTGAAAAAAATATTGGAGGAGTGTATTTCAAAAGAAAATAAAAGAAAACCATTAGCTGATGAAAAGCTTACTGAGATCCTGAAAGAAAAAGGCTATAATATTGCCCGACGAACAGTAGCAAAATATCGGGAGGCATTGAATATCCCTGTGGCAAGATTACGAAAAGAGCTCTAA
- a CDS encoding carbon-nitrogen hydrolase: MSKVKVGVVQMSCTASKQENLEKAIAKVKEAAAKGAQIVCLQELFTSLYFCDVEDYDNFALSESIPGPSTDALSAIAKEAGVVIIASLFEKRAEGLYHNTTAVLDADGSYLGKYRKMHIPDDPAFYEKFYFTPGDLGYKVFKTKFGKIGILICWDQWYPEASRITALMGAEILFYPTAIGWATDQDEETNKDQYNAWQTIQRSHAVANGVPVVAVNRVGYEQNGAMKFWGGSFVTNGQGKLLYLASHDKEEIEVVELDLNESDYFRKHWPFLRDRRIETYAPITKRFIDED, encoded by the coding sequence ATGAGCAAAGTAAAAGTTGGAGTTGTACAGATGAGCTGTACCGCAAGCAAACAAGAGAATCTCGAAAAAGCTATCGCTAAAGTAAAGGAGGCCGCTGCAAAAGGTGCGCAAATCGTGTGTCTGCAAGAACTATTTACCTCTTTATATTTCTGCGATGTAGAAGATTATGACAATTTCGCATTGTCTGAATCCATCCCTGGTCCATCCACCGATGCACTATCGGCTATCGCCAAGGAAGCTGGAGTCGTCATTATCGCTTCATTATTTGAAAAAAGAGCCGAAGGACTTTACCATAATACAACCGCCGTATTAGATGCGGATGGCTCATATTTGGGAAAATATCGGAAAATGCATATTCCAGATGACCCCGCTTTTTATGAAAAATTCTATTTTACGCCGGGTGATCTAGGCTACAAAGTATTCAAAACAAAATTTGGCAAAATAGGAATTTTAATCTGTTGGGATCAATGGTACCCTGAAGCATCTCGGATTACCGCCTTAATGGGCGCTGAAATTTTATTTTATCCTACTGCTATCGGATGGGCAACTGATCAGGACGAAGAAACCAACAAAGATCAATATAACGCATGGCAAACCATACAACGCTCCCATGCAGTTGCTAACGGCGTTCCAGTGGTAGCTGTTAACCGGGTTGGATATGAACAGAATGGTGCCATGAAATTCTGGGGCGGAAGTTTCGTAACAAATGGTCAGGGGAAATTGCTTTACCTAGCTTCTCATGACAAAGAGGAAATTGAAGTCGTCGAATTGGACTTAAATGAATCGGATTATTTTAGAAAACACTGGCCATTTCTTCGGGACAGAAGAATTGAGACATACGCACCAATCACCAAACGTTTTATTGACGAAGACTAA
- a CDS encoding GDP-L-fucose synthase: MRILILGCGWLGESFAVYMKHQGHEVWASTTTDEKYRRLNAEGIFSFMLDFDGESFPEKAGIPNQFDFVLNSIPASQKNSVEMLDNRFSNIKQFFSRISWQAHVFLSSTGIYPAKDVVFDESFTNRAELAPKLLMAEEYMLKLANTIVYRLGGLFGKNRVFAKYFSERICTTGEQPANFVHIDDVVALLEATTNRTLKHAVYNVVAPLHPKKKDVILASAKKYGYALPLAFEAAETTQKIVSGELLQEELDYQFVLPDPLQF; the protein is encoded by the coding sequence ATGAGGATACTCATTTTAGGATGTGGTTGGCTTGGAGAGTCTTTTGCGGTCTACATGAAGCATCAAGGCCATGAGGTCTGGGCAAGCACAACAACAGATGAAAAATACCGTCGGCTAAACGCTGAGGGTATTTTTTCGTTTATGCTTGATTTTGATGGAGAAAGCTTTCCGGAAAAGGCTGGTATACCCAATCAATTTGACTTCGTGTTAAATAGTATACCAGCAAGTCAGAAAAATAGCGTAGAAATGCTAGATAACAGATTTTCTAATATCAAGCAATTTTTTAGCCGGATTAGTTGGCAAGCGCATGTGTTTTTAAGTTCTACTGGAATTTATCCGGCTAAAGATGTGGTGTTTGATGAATCTTTTACGAATAGGGCTGAGCTTGCACCGAAGCTCTTGATGGCTGAAGAGTATATGTTGAAATTGGCCAATACCATTGTTTATCGTTTAGGAGGCCTATTTGGTAAGAATCGTGTCTTTGCAAAATATTTCTCTGAGCGTATCTGTACCACTGGAGAGCAGCCTGCTAATTTTGTTCATATTGACGATGTGGTCGCTCTGCTGGAAGCGACTACTAACCGCACACTTAAACATGCCGTTTATAATGTTGTTGCTCCCTTACATCCTAAGAAAAAAGATGTCATTCTTGCTTCTGCAAAAAAATATGGTTATGCTTTGCCTCTCGCGTTCGAAGCAGCTGAAACGACTCAGAAAATAGTGAGCGGGGAATTGCTGCAAGAAGAGCTGGACTATCAATTTGTTTTGCCTGACCCATTGCAGTTTTAG
- the proS gene encoding proline--tRNA ligase, which translates to MSKGITSRAEDYSQWYNELVIKADLAENSAVRGCMVIKPYGYAIWERMQAILDKRFKETGHSNAYFPLFIPKSFFSKEAAHVEGFATECAVVTHYRLKNDGTGKIVVDEEAKLEEELIVRPTSETIIWNTYRGWIESYRDLPILVNQWANVVRWEMRTRLFLRTAEFLWQEGHTAHATKEEAIAETERMLDVYAEFAEKILAVPVVRGRKTENERFAGALDTYCIEALMQDGKALQAGTSHFLGQNFAKAFDVKFTSKEGKLEHVWATSWGVSTRLMGALIMAHSDDQGLVLPPKLAPIQVVIVPIFKTEEEKAQIDVFVNQLTTELRLKDISVKYDDRDTQRPGFKFAEWELKGVPVRVAVGARDMQNGTVELARRDTQTKETVAQEGLASTISSLLDTIQENIYQKALNFRTSHYTEVNSYEEFKEVLEGKGGFISCHWDGTTETEKRVKEETKATIRCIPLEAKEEQGVCIFTGKPSSRRVLFAKAY; encoded by the coding sequence ATGAGTAAAGGAATAACAAGTCGTGCAGAAGATTATTCGCAATGGTATAATGAGCTTGTAATTAAAGCTGATCTGGCTGAAAATTCAGCTGTACGAGGATGTATGGTGATCAAACCATACGGATATGCTATCTGGGAAAGAATGCAGGCAATCTTAGACAAAAGATTTAAAGAGACTGGTCATAGCAATGCTTATTTCCCTTTATTCATTCCCAAATCATTTTTCTCCAAAGAAGCAGCGCATGTGGAAGGATTTGCGACAGAGTGCGCGGTCGTAACCCATTACAGGTTAAAAAATGACGGTACAGGTAAGATTGTCGTGGATGAGGAGGCGAAATTGGAGGAAGAGTTGATCGTGCGTCCAACTTCAGAAACGATTATATGGAATACTTATCGCGGATGGATCGAATCGTATCGTGATCTCCCTATTTTAGTCAATCAATGGGCAAATGTGGTGCGTTGGGAAATGCGAACACGTCTTTTCTTACGTACAGCTGAGTTTCTATGGCAGGAGGGGCATACTGCACATGCCACAAAAGAGGAAGCTATTGCGGAAACAGAACGTATGCTTGATGTATATGCCGAATTTGCAGAAAAGATTTTAGCTGTGCCCGTAGTCCGTGGAAGGAAAACAGAAAACGAGCGTTTTGCGGGGGCATTGGATACCTATTGTATTGAGGCATTGATGCAAGATGGTAAAGCATTGCAAGCAGGGACATCCCATTTTCTTGGCCAAAACTTTGCCAAGGCATTTGATGTGAAATTTACGTCTAAAGAAGGTAAGTTAGAACATGTATGGGCAACTTCGTGGGGGGTTTCCACCCGACTCATGGGCGCATTGATTATGGCTCATTCCGACGATCAAGGATTGGTATTGCCACCGAAATTGGCCCCGATTCAGGTTGTGATTGTTCCGATTTTTAAGACTGAGGAAGAAAAGGCGCAAATTGATGTATTTGTGAATCAGTTAACAACTGAACTGCGGCTGAAAGATATTTCGGTAAAATATGATGATCGCGATACACAGCGTCCGGGTTTTAAATTTGCTGAATGGGAATTAAAGGGAGTACCTGTTCGCGTCGCTGTCGGTGCAAGAGATATGCAAAATGGTACAGTAGAATTGGCCCGTCGTGATACACAAACGAAAGAAACTGTTGCTCAAGAGGGTCTAGCCAGTACGATTAGTTCGTTATTGGATACAATACAAGAAAATATCTATCAAAAAGCGTTGAATTTCAGAACTTCTCATTATACGGAAGTAAATTCTTATGAAGAATTTAAAGAAGTACTGGAAGGTAAAGGTGGATTTATATCCTGTCACTGGGATGGAACAACAGAAACGGAGAAGCGGGTAAAAGAAGAGACTAAAGCAACAATTCGTTGTATTCCTTTGGAAGCAAAGGAAGAGCAAGGGGTCTGTATATTTACCGGCAAACCTTCCAGTAGGCGTGTGCTTTTTGCTAAAGCTTATTAA
- a CDS encoding transglycosylase domain-containing protein, whose translation MPSVNISTELYTADSVLIGRYFDEDRNPIPFDSIPKTVTNALIATEDVRFYSHKGVDFFGLGSGILSTLKGDKRGASTITQQLAKNLYRTRYNKSGGLLTRLPVAGLVVTKFKEWMTAYKLEQRYSKNQILEMYLNTVSFSNNAYGIETAAKRYFSKGANQLTQNQAAVLIGMLKGTTLYNPIRNPENAFVRKNIVLSQMYKSGFLKKEEYDGLIKEKIVLNTNSQDINAGGDSYLRTAVAKWLEKWSEDNNYDIYTDGLKIYTTINSKLQKHAEEAVAKQMVELQQRLNNTWDGQEPWRDLSGKVIPNFLDNLAKKTPYYAFLSKKYANTPDSISYFLNKKKEMEVYNWKDGGKIEREMSTMDSLKYYAMMLNAGMMSMDPYSGEIKAWVGGINHQYFKYDHVMQAKRQAGSTFKPFVYLAALESGMSPCDKITDKPVTIKIDKGDSVEIWEPKNADWNFSYREMSLRHAMARSINSVTVQLTDMVTPSKVVDAAHRCGITSKLNPVASVGLGPNDVSVFEMVNGYSTMMNHGERVTPLLVSKIEDHDGNVIATFQAERKQVIDKQDAWLMTYMLRGGMEEPGGTSQGLWEWDLFKKENEIGGKTGTSSEYVDGWYMGVTKDLVTGIWVGCDERSIHFKNSHTGEGSRTALPIFGVYLESVYKDKNLGYTMGKFPSPSVEITKSYKCETPRYSDPEPEQVDSTQLALPTDEGFIGPEEEGGEEGQLERNNTDQLDLNNTEGGADSLQVEKSS comes from the coding sequence ATGCCTAGTGTTAATATCTCAACGGAGCTGTATACCGCGGACAGCGTTTTAATCGGCCGGTATTTCGACGAGGATAGAAATCCAATTCCCTTTGACAGTATCCCGAAAACAGTAACGAATGCTTTGATAGCAACCGAGGATGTGCGTTTTTATAGTCATAAGGGTGTTGACTTTTTTGGATTGGGATCGGGAATTTTATCGACCTTAAAAGGAGATAAGCGTGGTGCAAGTACTATTACGCAGCAATTAGCTAAAAATCTTTATCGCACTCGTTATAATAAGTCGGGTGGTTTGTTGACACGTCTTCCTGTTGCCGGATTAGTGGTAACTAAATTTAAGGAGTGGATGACGGCTTACAAACTGGAGCAGCGTTACTCCAAAAACCAGATATTGGAAATGTATTTGAATACTGTATCGTTCAGTAATAACGCGTATGGAATTGAAACCGCTGCAAAACGATATTTTTCAAAAGGAGCGAATCAGTTGACTCAAAACCAAGCGGCTGTTTTGATAGGGATGTTAAAAGGTACCACCTTGTATAATCCAATTCGAAATCCTGAAAATGCATTTGTACGAAAAAATATTGTATTAAGTCAAATGTATAAAAGTGGCTTTTTAAAAAAAGAAGAGTACGATGGTCTGATTAAAGAAAAGATTGTTTTGAATACAAATAGTCAAGATATCAATGCTGGTGGAGACTCTTATCTACGTACCGCTGTAGCGAAGTGGTTGGAGAAATGGTCAGAGGACAATAATTATGACATTTATACCGACGGGCTGAAAATTTATACCACTATAAATTCTAAACTTCAAAAGCATGCTGAGGAAGCGGTTGCCAAGCAAATGGTAGAATTGCAGCAACGTTTAAATAATACTTGGGATGGACAGGAGCCATGGCGCGATTTGTCAGGTAAAGTTATTCCTAATTTCTTGGATAATTTGGCTAAGAAGACCCCTTATTATGCTTTTTTGAGTAAAAAGTACGCCAATACTCCTGATAGTATTTCTTATTTCCTCAACAAGAAGAAGGAGATGGAAGTCTATAACTGGAAAGATGGAGGTAAGATCGAAAGGGAGATGTCTACAATGGACTCTTTGAAATATTATGCGATGATGCTGAATGCGGGGATGATGTCAATGGACCCTTATTCAGGTGAAATTAAAGCATGGGTTGGTGGAATAAATCATCAATATTTTAAGTATGATCACGTGATGCAAGCGAAACGGCAGGCGGGATCTACGTTTAAGCCTTTCGTATACTTGGCAGCCTTAGAATCGGGAATGTCTCCTTGTGATAAAATTACGGATAAGCCTGTTACCATCAAGATTGATAAAGGTGATTCTGTTGAGATATGGGAACCTAAAAATGCTGACTGGAATTTCTCCTACCGTGAAATGTCTTTACGGCATGCGATGGCCCGCTCCATCAATTCAGTTACGGTTCAGTTAACTGATATGGTCACGCCTTCGAAAGTTGTTGATGCGGCTCACCGTTGTGGTATTACAAGTAAATTAAATCCAGTTGCTTCGGTGGGGCTGGGACCTAATGATGTTTCTGTTTTTGAAATGGTGAATGGGTACTCAACAATGATGAACCATGGTGAGCGCGTGACACCTTTACTGGTTTCTAAGATTGAAGATCATGATGGTAACGTGATTGCAACATTCCAGGCAGAACGTAAACAGGTCATTGATAAGCAAGATGCGTGGTTAATGACTTATATGCTCCGTGGTGGGATGGAAGAGCCAGGTGGTACCTCTCAAGGATTGTGGGAGTGGGATTTATTTAAAAAGGAAAATGAAATAGGAGGGAAAACAGGTACTTCTTCTGAATATGTAGATGGCTGGTATATGGGGGTGACAAAAGACCTGGTTACAGGTATTTGGGTAGGGTGTGATGAGCGGAGCATTCACTTTAAGAACTCGCATACGGGCGAAGGTTCTCGTACTGCATTGCCGATTTTCGGAGTTTATCTGGAATCCGTTTATAAAGATAAAAATTTAGGGTACACCATGGGTAAGTTTCCAAGCCCTTCTGTTGAAATTACAAAATCATACAAATGTGAAACACCGCGTTACAGTGATCCGGAACCAGAACAGGTAGATTCTACTCAGTTAGCTTTGCCTACTGATGAAGGATTTATCGGGCCGGAAGAAGAGGGTGGTGAAGAAGGTCAACTTGAACGTAATAATACGGATCAACTTGATCTTAACAATACTGAAGGTGGTGCGGATAGTTTGCAAGTTGAAAAATCATCCTAG
- the rimP gene encoding ribosome assembly cofactor RimP, with the protein MQHIEKRVVELIEEKIADRDDLFIVSVKMHPNKILEILLDGDKGINIDDCAQVSRHVGFHLEEENVIDNAYRLEVSSPGIDANFVNIRQYQKNIGRTIQVKLIDNTKIEGTLVTLDDTKINLLQKIKEKGKKAQEVEKELPFDQIKATKVVISF; encoded by the coding sequence ATGCAGCATATAGAGAAACGAGTTGTTGAACTCATAGAAGAGAAAATAGCGGATCGCGATGACTTATTCATTGTCAGCGTGAAGATGCATCCAAATAAAATTCTAGAGATTCTTTTGGATGGGGATAAAGGTATTAATATTGACGATTGTGCACAAGTTAGCCGTCATGTGGGGTTTCATCTGGAAGAAGAAAATGTAATTGATAATGCCTATCGTTTGGAGGTTTCCTCACCAGGTATCGATGCTAATTTTGTAAATATACGACAGTATCAAAAGAATATAGGTCGTACGATTCAGGTTAAGTTGATCGATAATACTAAAATTGAAGGTACATTGGTGACGCTGGATGATACGAAGATCAATCTTCTTCAGAAGATTAAAGAAAAAGGTAAAAAAGCGCAAGAGGTAGAAAAAGAACTTCCTTTTGATCAAATAAAAGCAACAAAAGTGGTAATTTCATTTTAA
- the agaR gene encoding transcriptional repressor AgaR has protein sequence MTNVERHQYILKQLKEVGVVQVIDLCEELGVSSVTIRKDLTLLEDSGLLFRTHGGATQYNPYTTDRTVFEKEKLRSDDKSRIGKKAAEMIEENDSIIIASGTTMQSLAKQIVPKGNITVVTSALNVAMELIKYPSVEIMQLGGTLRKTSTSVTGKYAENLLKDFYCSKLFLGVDGIDLEYGVSTSSAQEAQLNRIMIDTAQKVVVLADSSKFGRRSFGRICGFEKIDMLITDNKVNASFVESLEKAGVNVIVV, from the coding sequence ATGACAAATGTAGAGAGACATCAATATATCTTAAAACAATTAAAAGAAGTCGGCGTAGTTCAAGTAATTGATCTGTGTGAAGAATTGGGAGTTTCTTCTGTAACTATTCGGAAGGATTTGACTTTGTTGGAAGATAGTGGATTGTTGTTTAGAACGCATGGCGGGGCGACACAATATAATCCGTATACCACTGACCGTACTGTATTCGAAAAAGAGAAACTTCGTTCGGATGATAAAAGCAGGATTGGAAAGAAAGCAGCTGAAATGATCGAGGAAAACGACTCTATCATTATAGCTTCTGGCACGACGATGCAGTCGCTTGCCAAGCAGATTGTTCCAAAAGGCAATATCACTGTAGTAACTTCGGCATTGAATGTTGCTATGGAGTTAATAAAATATCCTTCTGTTGAAATTATGCAGCTGGGAGGGACGCTTCGCAAAACATCTACTTCGGTAACAGGGAAATATGCGGAAAATTTGTTAAAAGATTTTTATTGCAGCAAATTGTTTTTGGGAGTTGATGGTATCGATTTGGAATATGGTGTGTCAACTTCAAGCGCTCAGGAAGCACAGTTAAATCGGATTATGATTGATACTGCTCAAAAAGTAGTGGTGCTTGCAGATTCTTCTAAATTTGGCCGGCGAAGCTTTGGGAGAATTTGTGGTTTTGAAAAAATTGATATGTTAATTACAGATAATAAGGTTAATGCAAGCTTTGTAGAATCATTGGAAAAAGCTGGTGTAAACGTGATTGTTGTTTAA
- a CDS encoding agmatine deiminase family protein, with product MEQKNTFTQTYFDNSPKKQGFSFPPEWAKQEALWLSWPHKEESWPGKIETIYKPYCQFIRVVSESQKVRINVANEEMQNFAIQALKEVTTDFSNIEFYFNPTNDAWCRDHGPAFIINPSTNQKAVVDWGYNAWGGKYPPFELDDIVPTRIAQKLDLPLFTPDIVMEGGSVEFNGAGTIMTTTACLLNKNRNPHLTKEQIEIYLKEFYGQEQVLWLGDGIVGDDTDGHIDDITRFVNENTVLTVVEEDPSDENYQILQENLEMLRSFKLLNGESLHIIELPMPAPVIYDGTRLPASYANFYIANNVVVVPVFNDINDQKALDIIQSCFPKRKVIGINSVDIIWGLGSFHCLSQQEPAII from the coding sequence ATGGAACAGAAAAATACATTTACACAGACCTACTTTGACAATTCCCCAAAAAAACAAGGGTTTTCGTTTCCTCCAGAATGGGCTAAGCAAGAGGCCTTATGGCTGAGCTGGCCACACAAAGAGGAATCATGGCCCGGAAAAATCGAAACGATATACAAACCTTATTGTCAATTTATTAGGGTCGTATCTGAAAGCCAAAAAGTAAGAATTAACGTCGCTAATGAGGAAATGCAAAATTTTGCTATACAGGCCCTCAAAGAAGTGACGACAGATTTTAGCAATATCGAATTCTATTTTAATCCGACCAATGATGCTTGGTGTAGAGATCATGGCCCTGCTTTTATTATTAATCCGTCGACAAATCAAAAAGCAGTTGTTGACTGGGGATATAACGCGTGGGGTGGTAAATATCCGCCATTTGAACTTGACGACATCGTTCCAACTCGCATTGCCCAAAAATTGGATCTTCCTTTATTTACCCCTGACATCGTCATGGAGGGAGGATCGGTTGAATTTAATGGTGCAGGAACAATTATGACAACAACGGCGTGCCTATTGAATAAAAACCGAAATCCGCACTTAACGAAAGAACAAATAGAAATCTATTTAAAAGAATTTTACGGTCAGGAACAAGTGTTATGGCTTGGTGATGGTATAGTAGGAGACGATACGGATGGCCACATTGATGATATTACACGCTTTGTCAATGAAAATACAGTACTAACTGTTGTGGAAGAAGATCCTTCAGATGAGAATTACCAGATTCTTCAGGAAAACCTGGAAATGCTCCGTTCATTTAAACTCTTAAATGGAGAATCTCTGCATATCATTGAGCTCCCAATGCCTGCCCCTGTTATTTATGATGGTACCAGATTACCCGCTTCTTATGCTAATTTCTACATTGCCAACAATGTTGTTGTTGTGCCAGTCTTCAACGACATAAACGACCAAAAAGCATTGGACATCATCCAAAGCTGCTTTCCTAAACGTAAAGTCATTGGAATAAATTCGGTCGACATCATTTGGGGACTGGGAAGTTTCCACTGCCTGAGCCAGCAGGAACCAGCGATTATTTAA